The sequence below is a genomic window from Macadamia integrifolia cultivar HAES 741 chromosome 1, SCU_Mint_v3, whole genome shotgun sequence.
TTGGGTTCTTCAGATATTGAAGAAGGGCTGTCAAGGAGATAAATGTTCTTGAGAATAGTACCATTCTTTAATACTGTGAAGACTgggatcttcttctcttcttgcactTGCTTGTTCTTCTTGTCTGCCATGAGGCCCATGACTGAAGCAGTAGGGACTAGGctattctttctcttttcttcttctgcggGGTTTGATTACGTAGAgtgaaaaatgaataaaaaagtcTAGGTTTTGTTTTTCGATTTCGATGGAATCGAAATGGAATGTTGGATCTGATTTTGAATTACCAGAGAGAAATCGCTGTGGTTATTTGAATTGAAAGCAGAGAAGGGAAATACGGCTTTCGATTTTCACTTTGCAGTAATAAGTGACTGTTTCATTGTTTATAACGGCTAGTTTTCTTTCCTGAGATACTATCAGACACCGTTGGATTGGAATGAATAATATTGATGGAGAGAGGATTTTCCGTTTAATACCACAGCACTAATCATGCAAGgaatgaaatttctgttttgagttgtgtgtgtgtgtgtgtgtgttttcttggAAGGATTGGACATGAATGAATTTTCCCGAGGGGTTAACAGAGTTGGCAACGGACCCTTGTCTCAGGAAATACGTGATTTTGATCTCACTCTTCTTACCTCATTGGATCCACCACAAGAGGTATTTAGTGATTTTCATTGCTTTctatgaaagttgaatggttcttttTCAAACTCAATATGATTTGGTCTATACGATTGTAAGGTTAGTATAGGcacacgggactagtcaggccttCGGCCCAATACCCgctattagcaaaaaaaaaaaaaaagtgtgtgcAAATTTGTCTTTTGTTATTTGTACTACATTActgattttcattttaaatataagggaaaaaaacaaaCGGGCACTAAAATATAAATCCATTCACAtaacctctctcttctcttgcttATCTTGGACCTCTTACTATGCATCCACTATAGCGCGTAGTCAATGACATGTATGATAGGACCATATGTTACTCCTTGTTTTCGAATCATATTGTATTTGAAACCTTGTGTTACCCATCCTTTCTTTTCGCTGGTTGTCTGTTTTTACTCTGATTTTGGTTAGTTTTCATCCAATCTTATGTTTATTGTTTATTTCAAAAGAATGAAATtctatttacaaaaaaaagagaggtgtTCCTTCTCTAGCATATATGATGCCAATGTAGGAGAGTGACTAGGGTTTAGATCCTTCTCTTTTAACTACAATGATGTAAACATGAACAGTAAACATGTATTGCAACATTTCTATGATAATAGACTGGTTAATATTTATACAAGTTTTTGCTTTTTAAAATATGGAttgcaaaagttttttttttttttccctctctttttcttccttcccctCTCCAAAAGGGATGGATGCATTGACCTAATATGGATGGTACTGAAAAAAAATGCAGTATCGCATAGAGGACAGAGTTTCCCTTCATCCAATAAGAAGACCTTAGATATTGATACTAATTTCGGTCTTGACagatatcaataccaatatcaatatgaATCAAACGTACAAACCAGATCGAACCATTTTGCCCCTCACTTATTATTAGTTTTGACTAGCCTTTTGTAATAAGGATTTCAATGTATCAACTTTTATTTTCCACTCGGGATGTATCATCTAAAGAAATAGTACCTCTTCCTCCTAATTGGTACAGAGAATCTCTGTTGATCAAGAGATACATCGAAGGCAGCTATGTTGATGTGGGGTTTACAGCGACATATTCTCACCTGTTCTTACCCATGTTGACTCCCATGTAAATGATACCATTTGCCATACTACAATTGGTGTGATTTGCATACTCCTCACCTCAATGCCAGTTATGCCATTCTGACAGACCACAATAGTCTATGAACATGAGAAGGAAAGATATCTACATTCTAAGGGTATTTCAGACACTTCATCCAATAAGATGCATTTTGTTACATTTGCATGGTATGTTACTATGGTGCTCTAGACCAGTGTCCCAACTTTTGTCCACAGACCAAAAACCTTTTCTccataaaataacataaaaatatgaaatggAACGCTTCGaacttgattaaaaaataaaaataaaagtcctttttttttttaacacttgAATGGAGAAAATTTACCTCCACCAGTGAAATAGAATTCACCCACATATCTAGATCATTAATATTCTATGCCGAAATGTAAGAAGTCAATAATGCCCTTCCCACTCTTCCCGATACCCATCCCAAGACAACATCCACACCCATAGGCAAAGGATACTCTATTTCACAATGGATAAAGCATAACTGCCTCCTCGAAATATAAGAAGTACAAACAAGACCTAACACCTAAgccaaggggcaggccatagggAACACCACACATGGAGTTGAGAGAGAGTCAACCACAACATGGGCCTCAGTAGTCAAAGGTGAAATCTGGGAGGAGAAACCCATTCATGTAATAAGTTTTAATCTGTATCTACTTTTGTGCTAGAAAACAGAGTCGTTCACATTTGCATGAATTAGCCATCATGTTCAATTCAATTTCTACTGCAACAAAACTATATTCCATTTACCCTTTATATGCAACTATGATCAAAGATACATTTagaaaaatacaatataaaGTAAGCACAatgatttcattattttctagATGGTGTTCATCAGAGAAAGCAATAACACCCATGGAGAATACCAACACCATCATATGGATTGGTTTCTTTTCCTCGTTCGAGCCTGCTTCATTAAAAAGAATAACGGGTAaaatatacaaaataaaatttcgaCGTAAGGTTTTGTGCGTGTACAAAACTGGAAACCAAATATATTATAAGGAAAAGTTATAATTCTGGATTTTCTTTTTCGTTGAAACAAAAGAAGCCTGTGGATACAGCACAAACTACTACCTTGTAATCCCTCTAGAGGTATTGAACATCAGGTGTCAACCCAACTGACCTGTATAGCTAAATAAACCACAAAAAGTCATGGAACCCAAATACCAAAACAACCTACCTCCAATAGCACTTGAAAAATTAAGATCGAGACGTAGGAACATTTTGGAGAACTGGTGGAACACAAAGTCAAAAACACAGGGATGCCCCCAGACCAGAAAGAGTTGTGTCTTTTGTTGGTGAAAAACGGGTAGCAATACAAAGTAAATCAATCTTCCTTGCCTCGAGAAAGCCTTGCACGGTGTCTAAGCTCAGCCTTCTTCCACTTGACGATCATTACACACAAAGTAAAAAGGCTGTTTACCTGCAAAGTAAGGAAAGCTTGAGCTCAGCAGACAAGGCAAAAACCTATGAAATAGAACATGAACAGAGGCATGGCTGTGATCACTGACCAATAACAAAATTGAGATGAAAAGAAGGGGCCCGGACCAAAGCACCGAGATGAAAAGGCCATGTGGGTCAAAATAGTTCTGGCCTGCAAAGCTTCTCCAGTTCTGTGCTAGTAAACTATTAATTTTTTCAGCAAAATATACGCCAGCCACtgcaaaacaaaaattaaattggATACAGCCATATCTAGTGCGAACTCCAGTAATTACCAAATATTCTTAAGCCTAATAATGTCATTGACTTACTCTGTACCACTAAAGAGATTTTAGGACCTAACAATATTTTGAGCCCTCAAACAGTAGAATCTTATAGGAAACCAATAAATATCTGTTGTACATCCTGGAAAGAAACTTCGAATACAACTTGCATGGTTTACACTTTACACAATAGGAAAAACCATATGACTGAATAACATTCCATTGCGTACATGCCAGAAACTATAGTTTGgattcaagagaaaaaaattgacaaagtagcaataaaaaaaaaaaaggtgtgggGGTGTGATGGATGTCATGAAAAGACTAGAAGCTTACATGACATAAGAAACAGGAACATTTGGAAGTTGACATTTCTCCTTGAAAGGAAGACCATCAGCAGCAAAACAATGTGGAATGACATTAAGCATATCAACCAAGGCTCCTGTAAATTTGGGGAACACAAGAAATAAACAGCAATAACAATAGCATTATATCATTTTGGGGTtgtgatcatggttttaaacaTTCATATCAAGGATTGATCATATTAATCCATAATATGGTACAAATCATCAATATGCCACAATTGTATCACACGAAATATATTAGAACTCCACTATATTAATCAATTCATTGCC
It includes:
- the LOC122085614 gene encoding transmembrane protein 18 is translated as MEDIKSAMNEHLDQMQALLEKFSAELKTGFQPAYENFMGFFHAIDWKEPWLICLMSFHIVLLLMVFLSRRNVNFQMFLFLMSLAGVYFAEKINSLLAQNWRSFAGQNYFDPHGLFISVLWSGPLLFISILLLVNSLFTLCVMIVKWKKAELRHRARLSRGKED